CAACATAAGTCATTGGGACAAAAGATACAAGAGCCGCCCAAGCAAAAGGAAACAGTGAAATTAAAGTGTACGCAATTAAAACAATATAAGAAATGATTCTTGCAATTTTCCATTTTTTTTCTTTCATTTTTTCACCTCAATATTCTTCCGGAATATAACGACGTTGCAAGAACGTTATAAACATAATTATTGCAAAAAGTATTAGAGCTAAAGAAGATGCATACCCCATATTTCCATATTCAAACGCATTTTTATAAATATAAAAAGAAATTGTTATGTTCCTCATATTTTCAATTAAAAAATATATTTGATCAAATACTTGCATACATCCAATTGTTCCCATAACTATAACGAAAAGTATCTGTGGTCTTAAAAGTGGTAAAGTGATTTTCCAAAATTTTTGTAAACCAGAGGCTCCATCAATATCAGCAGCTTCATAAAGAGATGTGGGTATATCCTGCAAGCCAGCTAAAAAGGTTATCATGAAATATCCTGCAGTTGACCAAATATTCATAAGCATAATTGAAAACAAAGCGGTACTTGGATTATTCAGCCAATCAATTGGTTGGTATCCTAAACCTCCAAAAAGCGTTACTAAAATTCTGTTTAAAATTCCAGGTTTTGAATAAATTAACCAGAAAATCATGGAAATGGCAGCAGATGAAGTTATTGCTGGTAGGAAAAATACAACTTTATAAAATTTGACACCTTTTACTTTTAAATTTGCAGCCACCGCTAAAATAACGGCTAAAAAAGTTTGTATTGGTACTACAATAGCGGTATATAATAGAGTGTTAAATAGGGAGATCTTAACATAATCATCATTAAACATTCTACGAAAATTCCCCAATCCTACTAATTGTGGCTTATACTTTTTAAATAAACTTTTTTCTTGTGTCATATAAGTTGTCATAAATTCTGAAGTTGTCATTACTGTATTTAATTTCCCACTTACAAAATCTTCCAAAAGTTTTTGAGTATCGAAGTATTTTAAAACAGCTTCTTCTTGCTCAGAAGTTAAGTTTATACCTACATCGTATTTAATAAAAAAAAGTAAATCAAACCAACTCATTACTTCTTCTACCGAATTTACATCAGATTGAAACATTCCTATATGCAACTCGATTGTTTCTTGTACATTTAAAGGCATTTTAAATTTTTGAGTTTCTAAAGGATTAAAATTAGTAAAACTGTAATAAAATATCATAATGATAGGATATATAGTAAACAATAAAACTATAATTATAACAGGAGAGGCAAATATATATCCTGATATGGCCTCTTTAGTTTTAGGTTTCATTTTATTGTTTCGCCCCTTTCCAAAAGATGATGAGGGAAATTCCCTCATCATCTTAGTTTTTCAACAATTTTTAAATTTTTTAAATAATTTTTTATCGAGATACCCAGGAATTATAATTTTTTTCAATTGTTCTTATAGCTTCGTCTACAGTTATTCTTCCCGCAAATAAATCGTTTAAAATAGAGTTCAAATAATCATTTGCTTTAGCAAATATTCCTGTTGGTGTTGGAACTCTCCAAGGATAGCCAAATTCTACTGAATCATAAAACACTTGCTTCATCGGATCAGTATCTTTTACTGCGACACTTTGTCTTGAACCAAGAACTCCTGCCTTTTGTACGAAGATTTCTTGGCCTTCAGTTACAAGAAATTTTAAAACTTCCCAAGCTTCATCCTTATGAGGTGATTGCCTATTTATACTCCATGCAACTGTATAAATCATAGTGGATTCATCTACCAAACTCGGTAATTCTACTATACCAGTTTTTGATTCAACATTTGGAAAAGATTCTCTAATATATCCTAATGCCCATGGACCTTCCATAACCATAGCCGTCATTTCCTTTGCAAAAGCATCTCCAAGCCAACCTGCACCTAATGTTGATGGTAAATACGCTAAATTATATTTGGACGCAAGTTCAACATAAAACTTTAATGCAGCTACTGCTTGTTTTTCAGTTAAAGCGGTTGACAAGTCTTCTTTTACTAACCTACCTCCAAAACTATGAATCATAGGAATTAATCTATTAAAATCTGCTGCTAAAGACAATGGGGCATCGTATCCTCTTTCTTTAAGTAAAGTTGCTTTGTAAAATAAATCAAACCAAGTGTCTTCATTTGTTGGATAAGGGACATTATATTTATCAAATATCTCTTTGTTGTAAAATAAAGCTAAGGTTGAAAAATCTTTTGCTATACCATAAACTCTATTGTTAAATGTAAAAGCGTCTACCAAGTTAGGATAAAAATCGTCAATATCGAATTTGTCTCTTTGTATATAAAGGTCTAAAGGTTGTAATACATTCGCTCTTGCTAATTCTTCAAAAACATACACGTCCACGTAGAAGAGATCTGGACCTTGACCACCTGATAATCTAGTCATTAAAGTTTGTTTGTAATCTCCTGCGATAGGATCCCATCTAACTTGAATATCTTTATGAGAGGCGTTAAACTTTTGAACAATTTCTTTGATAGCTGCTTCTTCTGCAGGATTTCCTGGCCATCCTGTTATAGTTATAGTAACGGCAGAAAATGAAGTGAATACAAAGAGAATCATCAAAACAAAAAATGTTACCTTTTTCATACCAAACTACCTCCTTTAAGTTGATTTATACTTATTTTAAAAATTATGAAACTTAAGTCTTATAAATATTTTAATGTTAAATTTTTTAAAAATACTTCCTAAACTCTAATCCTCACAAAATATGAATTTCTTTAACTTTTTCGCTACGCGTAGCTAAGGAGAGGGGGAGGGCTTCGCCCTGGACACATTTTAAATTAAAAACCTTATTTCTCGAAAATCTTCATTGCTAAAGTTTCTATTAGATTCAAATAAAAAGATCTTTCTGGAACTCGCCGATAAAAATTATCAATTAAATATGTTTAGTTGTAAAACTCAAAGTACTTTTTCTCTTAACTAATTTAGAAGGTACAACTAACGACATTACCTCTTCTCCATTTGCTAATTTATGCAAAGCTTCAGCAGCACTATAACCAATTTTTATAATATTTTGATCCACAGTTGTTAACTCTATAAATTCCGAAAGAGGAATATTGTCATATCCAATAACAGGAACTTCTATTCCTAATCCTCTTAAAAATTTAATCGTAGCGTACGCCATTGTATCAGATGCGCAGAAAACACCATCATAGTTAAAGCCTCTTTTCAAAATTGATTTTAAAATTTCAATCGTTTTTTCTTCATCAAAATCGCCATATTCTATATCAATTCTTAATTTTAAATCTTTTTCTGCACTTTTTACTCCACTCAATCTTTGTTCAGATACGGGTATCCCTTCGTTTCCACTAATGTAAAGTATCTTTTGACATCCTATTTCTTTTAAATGCTTTATTGCTATATATGCACCAGATACGTTGTCACTGTCTACGTAAACAAAATTATTTTCATCGTTTCTACCTATAACAACAAAAGGAAAATTTTCATTTTTTAAAAGTTCTACTCTTTTATCGTTTTTTCTAATATCTAACAAAATAAAACCATCTATTACTTTACTTTTAATGATATTTTTATAGTATTCAAGTATGTCTTGTGATTCATGAATATCTACTATTAGTTTAAGTCCCTTTTTAGAAAGAAAAGTTAGAACTCCTTTTAAAAATTTGGTAGAGTAAGTATCTTCTAAAACCCTACCTCCTTTCACGGAAAAGATTATACCGTATATGCCCGTTTTCTTTTTCCTTAAAGAAGAAGCTATTTTATCAGGTTTATAACCATAATCACGGATAATTTTTAAAATTTTTTCTTTAGTTTCTGGCTTAACTTTGTCTGAATCGTTTAACACCCTAGAAACTGTTGCAACTGAAACTTTTGCTAAATCTGCTATATCTTTTATTGTCAAATTCATATAACTCACCTCAAGGTGTTATTAAGGAATAATATGTAAACGATTACATAAAATATTGAAATTCTCTTTTCTTATTTGTCTAAATTAACAAAAAGAATAATTTAAGTTACCGGCATAATTTTTTATATTTTTTGTAATCGTTTACATAATAATTATATTATTTATTTTTTTAAAAATCAAACTTGATTATAGCTAATTAATTATAATTAGCACCGCTTATTTTTAAATAAAATCGTTTATGATTAGATTTCTTAATTTTAAAAAAATAAATATCCAAAAAAATTTGGATATTTATTTTGAGGTTGCATTGTGAAATATTAAGAGTTATTTTCTAAATTTTCCGTTTGATCTTTAGCGAGAGTAGGTTTTTCTCTAATCCACTTCAACGCAATTTTTTCAAAAAATCTCATAAAACGTGTCCAGAGTCCTTCCTTTTTTGAAAGCGGTTCAACCTTTACAGTATAAAAACCTAAGACATTCCCTAAAACAATATCAGTAAAAAGTTGATCACCAATTATTACTCCTTCACCAGGCTTATAACCGTGTATTTTTAATTTTTTTCTAATTTTAAATCGCAAAGGTTTCATAGCTGAATATAAAAGGTCTATTCCCAAATCATTCAATTCTATTTCTAACTCTTTGAATCGCTTTTTTTTACTGTTAGAAGCTATCAAAATATAGAATCCTTTTTCCTTCAATTTCAAAAAAAGATCAATTACTTCCGGACGTAAATAATTTTCATGCCATTCGTTTAAAGTATTATCAAAATCAAAAATTAAAATCTTGTATCTCTTTTCCCATAAATGATCATAGTCAACCTCAAAAACATTTTTTTTGAATTCGTTAGGGCTAAAAAGGTCTATAAACCGAAAAAACCATCCTATTGTATAAAAAAACATTTTATAAGCAAATTTAGTAAATCCAGCAACAAAATGTTTGAATTTACTTTCTAAACCATAAGTATATGGATTTATTAATATAGTATATAAGCCAAGTTTATTCCCAACACTGATATCAGTAATAAAAAGATCACCAATAATAACTGTTTCAGATTCCTTAGATTTCAATTCTTCCAAAACCGATTTTAACTTTTTAGTGTTAGGCTTTTTCATACTTGTATATACTTTAACCTTCCCGTTTGTCAATGTTTCTATGGATTTAACTTTTTCTCTTTTTGAATTCGTGACTATAGCAACTTTGAATCCATCGTTAATCAATTCCTCAAAAAGATCCAAAGTCTTTCGTGAAATTTGATCGTCCCTCCATGGAGTTACCGTGAAATCATAATCCATAAGTATAGTTGTAAATCCGAGTTTTTTCAATCTATCATAATCTATGGAATATATATCAGGACTATGTTCACGAGGAATTGGAATATATTTAAATAACCCCGTCGTGTGGTTCAACACTTACTACCTCCAGTTTAATGTCTGATTCTTTTAAAGAATTGAGTAAGGTTAGAGCTTCTTCTAACAATCCTGCAGGAACTATTATTTTAAAATAACCATTTTTTTGTTTTTTTCTTACATTCATTATATGTGCTTCTGCTTCTATTAAATAAATTAGTAGGTGAATATTCTCTCTTGCAACGTCAACATATATATCATATTCTTGAATTTTGTTTTCATCCATATATTCTTTCTCCTCTTTTATAATTCTCACTAAATATCATAAATTCAAAACATCATTTTTAGAAATGCTCCTTTTCTAAAGTTCCCATTTAATTCTTCTAACTTTTTTGGTACTTGTAGCCAAGGAAGGGGGAGAGGGGCTCCGCCCTGAACCCGCCTTTTAAAATCAAAAGATTATTTTTAAAAAGTTCTCTATTTTAAAGTCTTTGTCTAATTTTGGCAAATTGTTTATTTCTTAAGTTATTCGGTACTTGTACCGAGAGGGAAGAGGGGCTACGCCCTGGACCCGCTTTTAAATCCAAAAGATTATTTTTAAAAAGTTCTCCATTTTAAAGTCTTTATCTAATTTTGGCAAATTGTTTATTTCTTAAGTTATTTGGTACTTGTACCAAGAGGGGAGAGGGCTACGCCCCGAAGCCACTTTTAAAATCAAAAGATTATTTTACAATGAAACTGCGAACGATGTGGTGAGGGCTCTGCACTAGACCTGTTTTAAAATCAAAAGATTATTTTGCAATGAAACTGAGAACGATGTGGTGGGGAGCTCTGTCCTGAACCCGCTTAAAATTCAAAAGCTTGTTTTTAAAAAATTCTCTTTTCTAAAGTTTTTAATATAATATTTTTTATTTATTATAATATTTCCGCAGAAATTGTTGCCAATTCAGATCTTTCGCCTTTTTTCATTGTTATATTGGCTGATAAATCAATACTTTTAAAGCGAGATGCAGCATAAACTAATCCGTTAGAAGAACTATCCAAATATGGATTATCTATTTGATATGGATCGCCAGTTAAAACTATTTTAGTACCCTCTCCTACTCTTGTTAAAATGGTTTTTATTTCTCCCGGAGTTAAGTTTTGTGCTTCATCTACTATCATGTATTGCTCAGGAATAGTCCTACCTCGTATATATGAAAGAACTTCTACTTCAAGCAAATCTTTTTTTGATAGGTACTCTTCGGGTCTTTTCCCACTGCCTTTAAATAAAAGATCTAAATTATCATAAATTGGTTGTAACCACGGACGCATTTTTTCTTCGATATCTCCAGGTATATAACCTATATCTTTTCCCATTGGAATGACAGGTTTTGAAACTAACAATTTATTATATAGTTTTTCTTCTAATATACTGTAAAGACCAGCAGTTAAAGCTAACAATGTTTTTCCAGTTCCGGCTGTTCCGACTAATGTAACAAAAGGGATTTCGGGATTCAACAATGCATCTAAAGCAAA
Above is a genomic segment from Petrotoga sp. 9PWA.NaAc.5.4 containing:
- a CDS encoding carbohydrate ABC transporter permease, which translates into the protein MKPKTKEAISGYIFASPVIIIVLLFTIYPIIMIFYYSFTNFNPLETQKFKMPLNVQETIELHIGMFQSDVNSVEEVMSWFDLLFFIKYDVGINLTSEQEEAVLKYFDTQKLLEDFVSGKLNTVMTTSEFMTTYMTQEKSLFKKYKPQLVGLGNFRRMFNDDYVKISLFNTLLYTAIVVPIQTFLAVILAVAANLKVKGVKFYKVVFFLPAITSSAAISMIFWLIYSKPGILNRILVTLFGGLGYQPIDWLNNPSTALFSIMLMNIWSTAGYFMITFLAGLQDIPTSLYEAADIDGASGLQKFWKITLPLLRPQILFVIVMGTIGCMQVFDQIYFLIENMRNITISFYIYKNAFEYGNMGYASSLALILFAIIMFITFLQRRYIPEEY
- a CDS encoding ABC transporter substrate-binding protein, with the translated sequence MKKVTFFVLMILFVFTSFSAVTITITGWPGNPAEEAAIKEIVQKFNASHKDIQVRWDPIAGDYKQTLMTRLSGGQGPDLFYVDVYVFEELARANVLQPLDLYIQRDKFDIDDFYPNLVDAFTFNNRVYGIAKDFSTLALFYNKEIFDKYNVPYPTNEDTWFDLFYKATLLKERGYDAPLSLAADFNRLIPMIHSFGGRLVKEDLSTALTEKQAVAALKFYVELASKYNLAYLPSTLGAGWLGDAFAKEMTAMVMEGPWALGYIRESFPNVESKTGIVELPSLVDESTMIYTVAWSINRQSPHKDEAWEVLKFLVTEGQEIFVQKAGVLGSRQSVAVKDTDPMKQVFYDSVEFGYPWRVPTPTGIFAKANDYLNSILNDLFAGRITVDEAIRTIEKNYNSWVSR
- a CDS encoding LacI family DNA-binding transcriptional regulator; amino-acid sequence: MNLTIKDIADLAKVSVATVSRVLNDSDKVKPETKEKILKIIRDYGYKPDKIASSLRKKKTGIYGIIFSVKGGRVLEDTYSTKFLKGVLTFLSKKGLKLIVDIHESQDILEYYKNIIKSKVIDGFILLDIRKNDKRVELLKNENFPFVVIGRNDENNFVYVDSDNVSGAYIAIKHLKEIGCQKILYISGNEGIPVSEQRLSGVKSAEKDLKLRIDIEYGDFDEEKTIEILKSILKRGFNYDGVFCASDTMAYATIKFLRGLGIEVPVIGYDNIPLSEFIELTTVDQNIIKIGYSAAEALHKLANGEEVMSLVVPSKLVKRKSTLSFTTKHI
- a CDS encoding YqeG family HAD IIIA-type phosphatase; this encodes MLNHTTGLFKYIPIPREHSPDIYSIDYDRLKKLGFTTILMDYDFTVTPWRDDQISRKTLDLFEELINDGFKVAIVTNSKREKVKSIETLTNGKVKVYTSMKKPNTKKLKSVLEELKSKESETVIIGDLFITDISVGNKLGLYTILINPYTYGLESKFKHFVAGFTKFAYKMFFYTIGWFFRFIDLFSPNEFKKNVFEVDYDHLWEKRYKILIFDFDNTLNEWHENYLRPEVIDLFLKLKEKGFYILIASNSKKKRFKELEIELNDLGIDLLYSAMKPLRFKIRKKLKIHGYKPGEGVIIGDQLFTDIVLGNVLGFYTVKVEPLSKKEGLWTRFMRFFEKIALKWIREKPTLAKDQTENLENNS
- a CDS encoding DUF4911 domain-containing protein, producing the protein MDENKIQEYDIYVDVARENIHLLIYLIEAEAHIMNVRKKQKNGYFKIIVPAGLLEEALTLLNSLKESDIKLEVVSVEPHDGVI